The Gillisia sp. Hel_I_86 genome has a segment encoding these proteins:
- the rplX gene encoding 50S ribosomal protein L24, producing MTKLKIKSGDTVRLIAGDHKGQEGKVQKILRDKNKAIVEGVNMVSKHEKPSASNPQGGIVKKEAPIHLSNLSLIDKKGDTTRIGYRMEDGKKVRFSKKSNEVI from the coding sequence ATGACAAAGCTGAAAATAAAATCTGGAGATACAGTTAGACTTATTGCCGGAGACCATAAAGGTCAAGAAGGAAAAGTTCAAAAAATTCTTCGAGATAAAAATAAAGCAATTGTGGAAGGTGTAAATATGGTCTCTAAACATGAGAAACCAAGTGCATCCAACCCACAAGGAGGTATAGTTAAGAAGGAAGCACCTATCCATTTATCCAACTTATCCTTAATCGATAAAAAGGGGGATACTACCCGTATTGGTTATAGAATGGAAGATGGCAAGAAAGTGAGATTTTCCAAAAAATCAAATGAAGTAATTTAG
- the rplN gene encoding 50S ribosomal protein L14 produces the protein MVQQESRLRVADNTGAKEVLTIRVLGGTKRRYASVGDKIVVSVKEATPNGNIKKGAVSTAVVVRTKKEVRRPDGSYIRFDDNACVLLNPTGEMRGTRVFGPVARELRDKQFMKIVSLAPEVL, from the coding sequence ATGGTACAACAAGAGTCTAGATTAAGAGTAGCAGACAATACCGGGGCAAAAGAAGTTTTGACCATTAGGGTATTAGGAGGTACAAAAAGAAGATACGCTTCTGTTGGAGACAAAATAGTTGTCAGCGTTAAAGAAGCTACACCTAATGGAAACATTAAGAAGGGTGCAGTTTCAACGGCAGTTGTTGTTCGTACCAAGAAAGAAGTGCGTAGGCCAGATGGATCATATATCCGTTTTGATGACAACGCATGTGTTCTTCTAAATCCAACTGGCGAAATGCGCGGTACCCGTGTATTTGGTCCAGTAGCACGTGAACTTCGTGATAAACAATTCATGAAGATTGTATCATTAGCACCAGAGGTGCTTTAA
- the rpsQ gene encoding 30S ribosomal protein S17: MEKRNLRKERIGVVTSNKMQKSIVVAEVKKVKHPMYGKFVLKTKKYVAHDETNDCNIGDTVKIMETRPLSKSKCWRLVEIIERAK, from the coding sequence ATGGAAAAAAGAAATTTAAGAAAAGAGCGTATAGGTGTAGTTACCAGTAATAAAATGCAGAAATCAATTGTGGTTGCTGAAGTTAAAAAGGTAAAACATCCCATGTATGGTAAATTCGTTTTAAAAACGAAAAAATACGTGGCTCACGACGAAACAAATGACTGCAATATTGGAGATACAGTAAAAATAATGGAGACACGTCCATTGAGTAAATCCAAATGTTGGAGATTAGTAGAAATTATAGAAAGAGCTAAGTAA
- the rpmC gene encoding 50S ribosomal protein L29 — MKQSEVRESSVADLQEELGKSRKAYSDLKMAHAVSPLENPIQLRVVRRSIARIATELTKREQQ, encoded by the coding sequence ATGAAACAATCAGAAGTAAGAGAATCATCTGTAGCAGATTTACAAGAAGAACTTGGTAAATCCAGAAAAGCATATTCAGATTTAAAAATGGCTCACGCAGTTTCGCCATTGGAGAACCCAATACAACTAAGAGTTGTAAGAAGATCTATAGCGAGAATTGCTACAGAGTTAACTAAAAGAGAACAACAATAA
- the rplP gene encoding 50S ribosomal protein L16 yields MLQPKRTKYRKMQKGRMKGNSQRGHRLSNGTFGIKSLDSSFLTARQIEAARIAATRFMKREGSLWIKIFPDKPITKKPLEVRMGKGKGAVEYWAAVVKPGRILFEIGGVPFDVAKEALRLAAQKLPVKTKFIVARDYQA; encoded by the coding sequence ATGTTACAGCCTAAAAGAACAAAATATCGTAAGATGCAAAAGGGCCGTATGAAAGGAAACTCTCAAAGAGGGCATAGACTTTCAAACGGAACATTCGGGATCAAATCATTGGACTCAAGTTTCCTTACTGCACGTCAAATAGAAGCAGCTCGTATCGCCGCTACCCGTTTTATGAAAAGAGAAGGTTCGTTATGGATTAAAATATTTCCAGACAAGCCTATTACAAAGAAACCTCTTGAAGTGCGTATGGGTAAAGGTAAGGGTGCTGTAGAATATTGGGCAGCAGTTGTAAAACCGGGAAGGATCTTATTTGAAATAGGAGGAGTTCCTTTTGATGTTGCTAAAGAAGCATTGCGTCTTGCAGCACAGAAATTGCCTGTGAAAACTAAGTTTATCGTAGCTAGGGATTATCAAGCTTAA
- the rpsC gene encoding 30S ribosomal protein S3, translated as MGQKTNPIGNRLGIIRGWESNWYGGNDYGDKLAEDDKIRKYIHARLSKASVSRVIIERTLKLVTVTITTARPGIIIGKGGQEVDKLKEELKKITDKEVQINIFEIKRPELDAHLVGSSVARQIENRISYRRAIKMAIAAAMRMNAEGIKIQISGRLNGAEMARSESYKDGRIPLSTFRADIDYALVEAHTTYGRLGVKVWIMKGEVYGKRELSPLVGMTTKKPGGKSGPARGGNNKPRRRK; from the coding sequence ATGGGACAAAAAACAAATCCAATCGGGAATCGCCTTGGTATCATTAGAGGATGGGAATCCAACTGGTACGGAGGAAATGACTACGGCGATAAATTAGCCGAAGACGATAAGATTAGAAAGTATATCCATGCTCGTTTATCCAAAGCGAGTGTATCCAGAGTAATTATCGAGCGTACTCTTAAACTTGTAACCGTTACTATCACTACTGCAAGACCTGGTATCATTATCGGGAAAGGTGGACAAGAGGTAGACAAGTTGAAAGAAGAGCTTAAGAAAATTACAGACAAAGAAGTTCAGATAAACATCTTTGAAATTAAGAGGCCAGAATTAGATGCTCATTTGGTTGGTTCTAGTGTAGCTAGACAAATCGAGAATCGTATTTCTTACCGTCGTGCTATCAAAATGGCTATTGCAGCCGCTATGAGAATGAATGCCGAAGGTATTAAAATACAAATTTCAGGTCGTTTGAACGGGGCAGAGATGGCACGTTCAGAATCTTACAAAGATGGTAGAATTCCTTTGTCGACTTTTAGAGCCGATATTGATTATGCTTTAGTTGAGGCACACACTACTTATGGTAGGCTTGGTGTTAAAGTATGGATCATGAAAGGTGAGGTTTACGGAAAAAGAGAACTTTCCCCACTTGTTGGTATGACTACCAAGAAGCCAGGAGGAAAATCCGGACCAGCACGAGGAGGTAACAACAAGCCACGTCGTAGAAAGTAA
- the rplV gene encoding 50S ribosomal protein L22, translating into MGVRKREKADQTKEAKKLVAFAKLNNCPTSPRKMRLVADLVRGEKVERALHVLRFSSKEASRRLEKLLLSAIANWQAKNEDANIEEANLFVKEIRVDGGSMLKRLRPAPQGRAHRIRKRSNHVTIVIGDNKNTQS; encoded by the coding sequence ATGGGAGTTCGTAAAAGAGAAAAAGCAGATCAGACAAAAGAGGCTAAAAAGCTAGTAGCTTTTGCAAAACTGAATAACTGCCCTACTTCGCCAAGAAAAATGCGATTAGTTGCAGATTTAGTTCGAGGTGAAAAAGTAGAAAGAGCGCTTCATGTGTTGAGATTTAGCTCTAAGGAAGCATCACGTAGATTGGAGAAATTACTTCTTTCTGCTATTGCTAACTGGCAAGCAAAAAATGAAGATGCTAACATCGAGGAAGCAAATTTATTTGTAAAAGAGATACGCGTAGACGGTGGAAGTATGTTGAAGAGACTTCGTCCTGCACCACAAGGTCGCGCACATAGAATTAGAAAACGTTCCAACCACGTTACAATAGTGATTGGAGACAACAAAAATACACAAAGCTAA
- the rpsS gene encoding 30S ribosomal protein S19, with the protein MARSLKKGPYVHYKLDKKVATNVESGKKTVIKTWSRASMITPDFVGQTIAVHNGKQFVPVYVTENMVGHKLGEFSPTRSFRGHAGAKNKGKR; encoded by the coding sequence ATGGCACGTTCATTAAAAAAAGGACCTTACGTTCACTATAAACTAGATAAGAAAGTTGCTACAAACGTAGAATCTGGAAAAAAGACGGTAATCAAGACTTGGTCTAGAGCCTCTATGATAACTCCAGACTTCGTTGGGCAAACCATCGCTGTGCATAACGGGAAACAATTTGTTCCTGTGTATGTTACTGAAAATATGGTAGGGCACAAATTAGGAGAATTCTCACCAACAAGATCTTTTAGGGGTCATGCAGGTGCGAAAAATAAAGGTAAAAGATAA
- the rplB gene encoding 50S ribosomal protein L2 — translation MSVRKLKPITPGQRFRVVNGFDAITTDKPEKSLIAPIKKSGGRNSQGKMTMRYKGGGHKRRYRIIDFKRDKHGVPATVASIEYDPNRTAFIALLNYQDGEKRYVIAQNGLQVDQNIVSDAESAAPEIGNAMPLSAIPLGTIISCIELRPAQGAVMARSAGAFAQLVAKEGKYATIKLPSGEIRRVLVTCMATIGAISNSDHQLIVSGKAGRSRWLGRRPRTRPVVMNPVDHPMGGGEGKSSGGHPRSRKGIPAKGYRTRSKTKASNKYIVERRKK, via the coding sequence ATGTCAGTTAGAAAATTAAAACCAATCACCCCTGGTCAGCGTTTTAGAGTAGTTAATGGTTTTGACGCCATTACTACTGATAAGCCGGAGAAGAGTTTAATTGCTCCGATTAAAAAGTCAGGTGGTAGAAACAGTCAAGGAAAAATGACCATGCGCTATAAAGGTGGTGGTCACAAAAGACGTTACAGAATTATAGATTTTAAACGTGATAAGCATGGAGTTCCTGCTACCGTTGCGTCTATAGAATATGATCCTAACAGAACGGCCTTTATCGCCCTTTTGAATTATCAGGATGGTGAGAAAAGATATGTAATTGCTCAAAATGGTCTTCAGGTAGATCAGAACATTGTTTCTGATGCTGAGAGTGCTGCTCCAGAAATTGGAAATGCAATGCCGCTTTCTGCTATTCCGTTGGGAACTATTATTTCTTGTATAGAATTACGTCCTGCGCAAGGAGCTGTTATGGCTCGAAGTGCTGGTGCTTTTGCACAGTTAGTGGCAAAAGAGGGAAAATATGCAACCATCAAACTTCCTTCAGGAGAAATTAGAAGGGTGTTGGTAACTTGTATGGCTACTATTGGAGCTATCTCCAACAGTGACCATCAGTTAATTGTATCTGGTAAAGCAGGTAGAAGCAGGTGGTTGGGTAGACGACCAAGAACAAGACCGGTAGTGATGAACCCTGTGGATCACCCAATGGGTGGTGGTGAAGGGAAATCTTCTGGAGGTCACCCACGTTCTAGAAAAGGTATACCTGCTAAAGGGTATAGAACCAGATCTAAGACAAAAGCGAGTAATAAATATATTGTAGAACGTAGAAAGAAATAA
- the rplW gene encoding 50S ribosomal protein L23, producing the protein MSILIKPIITEKATADSELNNRYSFVVDNKANKIEIKGAIESAYGVSVTKVRTMNVRPDRKSRFTKTGVITGKTSAYKKALVQVAEGETIDLYSNL; encoded by the coding sequence ATGAGTATCTTAATAAAACCTATTATTACAGAAAAAGCGACAGCAGATAGCGAGTTGAACAACCGTTATTCGTTTGTTGTTGATAATAAGGCGAACAAGATTGAAATTAAAGGCGCAATAGAGTCTGCTTATGGAGTTTCAGTTACTAAAGTTCGCACAATGAATGTCCGTCCAGATCGTAAGTCCCGTTTTACAAAAACAGGAGTGATCACTGGTAAAACAAGTGCTTATAAGAAAGCATTAGTACAGGTTGCGGAAGGTGAAACTATTGATTTATACAGTAATCTTTAA
- the rplD gene encoding 50S ribosomal protein L4 — protein sequence MEIAVVDIKGKETGRKVNLSDAVFGIEPNNHAVYLDVKQYLANQRQGTHKSKERAEITGSTRKIKKQKGTGTARAGSIKSGVFRGGGRIFGPRPRNYGFKLNKNLKRLARKSALSIKANDKAIIIVEDFQFDTPKTKNFIDVLKGLGIDNKKSLIVLGDSNKNVYLSSRNLKGTEVVSSSELSTYKILNANNLVFVEGSLEGIELNLSK from the coding sequence ATGGAAATAGCAGTTGTAGATATTAAAGGAAAAGAAACAGGAAGAAAGGTGAACCTTTCAGATGCTGTTTTCGGAATAGAGCCTAACAATCATGCTGTATATCTTGATGTAAAACAATACTTGGCCAATCAACGTCAAGGAACGCACAAATCTAAGGAGCGTGCGGAAATTACAGGAAGTACACGCAAGATTAAGAAACAAAAAGGTACCGGTACAGCTCGTGCTGGTAGTATAAAATCTGGTGTTTTTAGAGGTGGTGGACGCATTTTTGGACCACGCCCAAGAAACTATGGTTTTAAATTGAACAAGAACTTAAAGAGATTGGCAAGAAAATCTGCACTTTCTATTAAGGCAAATGATAAAGCAATTATCATAGTAGAAGATTTTCAATTTGATACTCCAAAAACCAAAAACTTCATCGATGTTTTAAAAGGTTTAGGGATAGATAATAAAAAATCTCTTATAGTGTTGGGTGACTCGAATAAAAATGTATATTTGTCGTCACGCAATTTAAAAGGCACCGAGGTTGTAAGTAGCTCAGAATTAAGCACTTATAAAATATTAAACGCAAATAATCTTGTGTTTGTTGAGGGGTCTTTAGAAGGAATTGAGTTGAATTTAAGTAAATAA
- the rplC gene encoding 50S ribosomal protein L3, whose amino-acid sequence MSGLIGKKIGMTSIFDENGKNIPCTVIQAGPCVITQVRTKEVDGYEALQLGFDDKKTANKAAAGHAKKAGAAAMRKVVEFKGFDGDHKLGDSITVEHFTEGEFVDVSGTSKGKGFQGVVKRHGFGGVGQATHGQHNRLRAPGSIGAASYPARVFKGMRMAGRMGGEKVKLENLRVLKVVADKNLLVVKGCVPGHNNSYVIIQK is encoded by the coding sequence ATGTCTGGGTTAATAGGAAAAAAAATAGGCATGACTAGCATATTTGACGAGAACGGGAAGAATATTCCTTGTACCGTTATACAAGCTGGTCCTTGCGTAATTACCCAAGTCAGAACCAAAGAAGTTGACGGGTATGAAGCTCTTCAGCTAGGTTTCGATGACAAAAAGACCGCTAACAAGGCTGCCGCTGGGCATGCTAAAAAAGCCGGTGCTGCAGCAATGCGCAAAGTCGTTGAATTTAAAGGTTTTGATGGGGATCACAAATTAGGTGATAGTATTACTGTAGAACATTTTACTGAAGGAGAGTTCGTGGACGTTTCAGGAACTAGTAAAGGTAAAGGTTTTCAAGGTGTAGTAAAGAGACACGGTTTTGGCGGGGTAGGACAAGCTACCCACGGTCAACATAACCGTTTAAGAGCTCCTGGTTCGATTGGTGCTGCGTCATATCCTGCGAGAGTGTTCAAGGGAATGCGCATGGCTGGCCGTATGGGTGGTGAAAAAGTGAAATTAGAAAACTTAAGAGTTTTAAAAGTAGTTGCAGATAAAAACCTACTTGTTGTAAAAGGATGTGTTCCTGGTCACAATAACTCATACGTAATCATTCAGAAGTAA
- the rpsJ gene encoding 30S ribosomal protein S10, translating into MSQKIRIKLKSYDHNLVDKSAEKIVKTVKTTGAVVTGPIPLPTHKKIFTVLRSPHVNKKAREQFQLSSYKRLLDIYSSSSKTIDALMKLELPSGVEVEIKV; encoded by the coding sequence ATGAGTCAGAAAATCAGAATAAAACTTAAATCTTACGATCATAACTTGGTGGACAAGTCTGCAGAGAAGATCGTAAAGACCGTAAAAACTACGGGTGCTGTAGTAACGGGACCAATCCCATTGCCAACGCATAAAAAAATCTTTACAGTATTACGTTCTCCGCACGTTAATAAAAAGGCACGTGAACAATTTCAATTAAGCTCTTATAAAAGGTTGTTGGACATTTATAGTTCTTCATCCAAGACTATCGATGCTTTGATGAAATTGGAATTACCAAGCGGAGTAGAAGTAGAGATCAAGGTGTGA
- the fusA gene encoding elongation factor G has protein sequence MAQRDLKFTRNIGIAAHIDAGKTTTTERVLFYTGVSHKIGEVHDGAATMDWMEQEQERGITITSAATHCKWMYRDQEFTVNIIDTPGHVDFTVEVERSLRVLDGMVALFSAVDGVEPQSETVWRQADKYRVPRLGFVNKMDRQGSDFFNVCNQVKEMLGGNPVPLQIPIGEENDFKGVVDLISKTAIVWNEEDFGMTYETIDIPAELRDDVNKYRTLLVEAVADYDEALMEKFFEDENSITEDEIIAALRAATIDMSIIPMMCGSAFKNKGVQMMLDAVMRYLPSPVDIEAIIGMNPDTEEEESRKPNVDSPFSALAFKIATDPFVGRLAFFRVYSGALDAGSYVLNNRSGKKERISRIYQMHANKQEPIDRIEAGDIGAAVGFKDIKTGDTLTDEKHPITLESMSFPAPVIGIAVEPKTKADVDKMGMALAKLAEEDPTFQVKTDEASGQTIISGMGELHLEILVDRLKREFKVEVNEGQPQVEYKETITRSADHREVYKKQSGGRGKFGDIVFEMSPADEDFKGPGLQFIDSVKGGRIPKEFIPSVEKGFREAMKTGPLAGFKMDTLKVELKDGSFHPVDSDQLSFELAAKMGYKVAAKKAGAVILEPIMKVEVVTPEENMGDIVGDLNRRRGQVNDMSDRSGAKVIKAEVPLSEMFGYVTTLRTLSSGRATSTMEFSHYAETPSNISESVIKAAKGTND, from the coding sequence ATGGCACAAAGAGATTTAAAATTCACAAGAAATATAGGTATTGCTGCGCATATTGATGCTGGTAAAACCACGACTACAGAGCGTGTCTTGTTTTATACGGGTGTAAGTCACAAGATTGGGGAAGTCCATGACGGTGCAGCTACTATGGACTGGATGGAGCAGGAGCAGGAAAGAGGTATTACAATTACTTCTGCTGCTACGCATTGTAAGTGGATGTATCGGGATCAAGAATTCACGGTAAATATTATTGATACCCCAGGTCACGTAGATTTTACCGTAGAGGTAGAGCGTTCTTTACGTGTATTGGATGGTATGGTTGCTTTGTTCAGTGCAGTTGATGGTGTTGAGCCTCAGTCTGAAACTGTGTGGAGACAAGCAGATAAATATAGGGTTCCTCGTTTAGGGTTTGTAAACAAAATGGATCGTCAGGGATCTGACTTTTTTAATGTTTGTAATCAGGTAAAAGAGATGCTAGGTGGAAACCCGGTGCCTTTGCAAATACCAATTGGGGAGGAGAACGATTTTAAAGGTGTTGTAGATTTAATATCTAAAACAGCTATCGTTTGGAATGAAGAGGATTTTGGGATGACCTATGAGACCATAGATATTCCAGCTGAATTGAGGGACGACGTTAATAAGTATAGAACTTTATTGGTAGAGGCTGTGGCTGATTACGATGAAGCTTTAATGGAGAAATTCTTTGAAGATGAAAATTCTATTACTGAAGACGAAATTATTGCTGCATTAAGAGCTGCTACCATAGATATGTCTATCATACCTATGATGTGTGGATCTGCCTTTAAGAACAAAGGTGTTCAAATGATGTTGGATGCGGTAATGCGTTATTTGCCTTCTCCTGTAGATATTGAAGCTATCATTGGAATGAATCCCGATACTGAAGAAGAGGAAAGTCGTAAGCCCAATGTGGATTCACCTTTTTCTGCTTTAGCTTTTAAAATTGCTACCGATCCTTTCGTGGGGCGTTTGGCATTCTTTAGGGTTTATTCAGGAGCCTTGGATGCGGGTTCTTATGTGTTGAATAACCGTTCTGGTAAAAAAGAACGTATTTCACGTATCTACCAAATGCACGCTAACAAGCAAGAGCCTATCGATAGGATCGAAGCTGGGGATATTGGAGCTGCTGTAGGTTTTAAAGATATTAAAACCGGGGATACGCTTACAGATGAGAAGCACCCTATTACATTAGAATCTATGTCTTTCCCGGCCCCGGTAATTGGTATTGCAGTGGAGCCTAAAACAAAGGCAGATGTGGATAAAATGGGTATGGCTTTGGCTAAATTGGCTGAAGAAGATCCAACTTTCCAGGTTAAGACAGATGAAGCTTCAGGGCAAACAATTATCTCGGGAATGGGAGAGTTGCACTTGGAGATCTTGGTAGATCGTTTAAAAAGGGAATTCAAAGTTGAAGTTAACGAAGGTCAACCTCAAGTAGAATATAAAGAGACTATTACTAGAAGTGCAGACCATAGAGAAGTTTACAAAAAACAATCTGGTGGTCGTGGTAAATTTGGTGATATCGTATTTGAGATGTCTCCGGCAGATGAGGACTTTAAAGGTCCGGGGCTACAATTTATCGACTCTGTAAAAGGTGGGCGTATTCCTAAAGAATTTATTCCTTCTGTGGAAAAAGGATTTAGGGAAGCTATGAAAACTGGCCCTTTGGCAGGTTTCAAAATGGATACTTTAAAAGTTGAATTGAAAGATGGATCTTTCCACCCTGTGGATTCCGATCAACTTTCTTTTGAATTGGCTGCAAAAATGGGTTACAAAGTAGCTGCTAAAAAAGCTGGTGCTGTAATTCTTGAGCCAATAATGAAAGTAGAAGTAGTAACTCCGGAAGAAAACATGGGGGATATCGTAGGGGATCTCAACAGAAGAAGAGGTCAAGTAAACGATATGTCAGATAGATCTGGCGCAAAAGTTATCAAGGCTGAAGTGCCACTTTCTGAAATGTTTGGATATGTAACTACCCTAAGAACATTGTCTTCTGGTAGAGCTACCTCTACAATGGAATTTTCTCATTATGCTGAAACTCCATCAAACATTTCTGAGTCAGTTATAAAAGCAGCAAAGGGTACAAACGATTAA